Proteins from a genomic interval of Aureimonas sp. AU20:
- a CDS encoding nucleoside deaminase: MEEAVIEARLAAGRDETPVGAVIVFEDRIIARAGNETRARRDPTAHAEILAIRRACEAVGEERLPGFDLYVTLEPCAMCAAAISFARIRRLYFGASDPKGGAVESGPRFYAQPTCHHAPEVYSGIGERESADLLRDFFRAKR, encoded by the coding sequence ATGGAAGAAGCCGTGATCGAGGCCCGTCTGGCCGCCGGCCGGGACGAGACGCCCGTCGGCGCCGTGATCGTGTTCGAGGATCGAATCATCGCCCGCGCCGGGAATGAAACCCGAGCCCGGCGCGATCCGACCGCCCATGCGGAAATTCTGGCGATCCGCCGCGCCTGCGAGGCCGTGGGCGAAGAACGCCTGCCCGGCTTCGATCTGTATGTGACGCTGGAGCCCTGCGCCATGTGCGCGGCGGCGATTTCCTTCGCCCGCATCCGGCGGCTCTACTTCGGCGCGTCCGACCCGAAGGGCGGAGCGGTGGAGAGCGGGCCGCGCTTCTACGCGCAGCCGACCTGCCACCATGCGCCGGAGGTCTATTCCGGGATCGGCGAACGGGAGTCCGCCGATCTTCTTCGCGATTTCTTTCGCGCCAAGCGCTAA
- the rsmD gene encoding 16S rRNA (guanine(966)-N(2))-methyltransferase RsmD codes for MRIVAGALKGRPLATPKGEGIRPTSERHRGALFDILQHGFGFRFDGGRVLDLFAGTGALGLEALSRGCRFGTFVEESAEGRGLIRTNVESFGLGGCTKILRRDATKLGPAGTIEPFDLVLLDPPYGKRLGEAALAGALVGGWLKPDALVVLEEALNAPFEPVSGLEIEDERTMGETRLRFLRLAVA; via the coding sequence ATGCGGATCGTCGCGGGCGCCCTGAAGGGGCGTCCGCTGGCCACGCCAAAGGGGGAGGGCATCCGCCCGACCTCGGAGCGCCATCGCGGCGCCCTGTTCGACATTCTCCAGCATGGGTTCGGCTTTCGCTTCGACGGCGGCCGGGTGCTCGATCTCTTCGCCGGCACGGGCGCGCTCGGGCTGGAAGCGCTCTCGCGCGGCTGTCGCTTCGGCACGTTCGTCGAGGAAAGCGCGGAAGGGCGCGGGCTCATCCGCACCAATGTCGAGAGCTTCGGCCTCGGCGGCTGCACCAAGATTCTGCGGCGCGATGCGACGAAGCTGGGGCCGGCGGGCACGATCGAGCCCTTCGACCTCGTGCTGCTCGACCCGCCCTACGGCAAGCGGCTCGGCGAGGCGGCCCTGGCCGGTGCGCTCGTCGGCGGCTGGCTGAAGCCCGACGCGCTGGTGGTGCTGGAAGAGGCTCTGAATGCGCCCTTCGAGCCGGTGAGCGGCCTCGAGATCGAGGACGAGCGCACGATGGGCGAAACGCGGCTGCGCTTCCTGCGACTCGCTGTCGCTTGA